A single region of the Actinomycetes bacterium genome encodes:
- the argS gene encoding arginine--tRNA ligase gives MTPEELADAVLAAVRSAVADGALALSPDDLPASVSVERPKVREHGDYATNIALQLARPTGRPPRQVAELLAGRLAEVNGVARVDVAGPGFLNVVLDDAAQGEIARVVVRAGSAFGQSDTLAGQRVNMEFISANPTGPLHLGHTRWAAVGDAIARVLAAAGAEVTREFYVNDRGVQMDRFGESIMAAAHGRPVPAEGYHGAYVSDLAAAIVADRPELLDLPESAQMEAFREEGYERQLRQQREVLDLFRTHFDVWYSERSLHSSGAVEHGLERLRAQGHVFEQDGAVWLRTTDFDDDKDRVLIRADGEPTYFASDTAYYVDKRERGFDVCIYLLGADHHGYVNRLRAVAACAGDDPDTHIEVLIGQMVKILKGGEELKLSKRAGTIVTLEDLAEEAGVDAARYSLCRYPADSPLTLDLEVMTARTNENPVYYVQYAHARISSVLRNAEELGIAVVPDGFRPELLTHDREGDLLGALGEFPRVVASSAELREPHRVARYLEDLAGAYHRFYDACRVLPMGDEPVTDLNRARLLLCAATRQVIANGLDLLGVEAPARM, from the coding sequence GTGACCCCCGAGGAGCTTGCCGACGCGGTACTGGCCGCCGTCCGTTCCGCCGTAGCCGACGGCGCCCTGGCCCTGTCGCCCGACGACCTGCCCGCTTCGGTCTCGGTCGAGCGCCCGAAGGTCAGGGAGCACGGCGACTACGCGACCAACATCGCGCTGCAGCTGGCCCGCCCAACTGGCCGGCCGCCGCGGCAGGTCGCCGAGCTGCTGGCCGGCCGGCTGGCCGAGGTCAACGGGGTGGCCCGGGTGGACGTCGCCGGCCCCGGGTTCCTCAACGTGGTGCTCGACGATGCGGCCCAGGGGGAGATCGCGCGGGTGGTCGTCCGGGCCGGGTCGGCGTTCGGCCAGAGCGACACACTCGCAGGCCAGCGGGTCAACATGGAGTTCATTAGCGCCAACCCGACCGGTCCGCTGCACCTCGGGCACACCCGGTGGGCGGCCGTGGGGGACGCGATCGCCCGGGTGCTGGCCGCGGCGGGTGCCGAGGTCACGCGCGAGTTCTACGTCAACGACCGCGGCGTCCAGATGGACCGGTTCGGTGAGTCGATCATGGCAGCGGCGCACGGCCGGCCGGTGCCGGCCGAGGGGTACCACGGCGCGTACGTCAGTGACCTGGCGGCGGCCATCGTGGCCGACCGGCCGGAGCTGCTCGACCTCCCGGAGTCCGCGCAGATGGAGGCGTTCCGGGAGGAGGGCTACGAGCGGCAGCTGCGGCAGCAGCGGGAGGTCCTCGACCTGTTCCGGACGCACTTCGACGTCTGGTACTCCGAGCGGTCACTGCACTCGTCGGGGGCGGTCGAGCACGGTCTCGAGCGGCTGCGCGCCCAGGGGCATGTCTTCGAGCAGGACGGCGCCGTCTGGCTGCGCACCACCGACTTCGATGACGACAAGGACCGCGTCCTCATCAGGGCAGACGGCGAGCCGACGTACTTCGCGTCGGACACGGCCTACTACGTGGACAAGCGGGAGCGCGGCTTCGACGTCTGCATCTACCTGCTCGGCGCCGACCACCACGGCTACGTGAACCGGCTGCGCGCGGTGGCCGCGTGCGCCGGCGACGACCCGGACACGCACATCGAGGTCCTGATCGGCCAGATGGTCAAGATCCTCAAGGGTGGGGAGGAGCTCAAGCTGTCCAAGCGGGCGGGCACCATCGTCACGCTGGAGGACCTGGCTGAGGAGGCCGGCGTCGACGCGGCCCGCTACTCGCTGTGCCGGTACCCTGCGGACTCGCCGCTGACCCTTGACCTCGAGGTCATGACCGCGCGGACCAACGAGAACCCGGTCTACTACGTGCAGTACGCGCACGCCCGGATCTCCTCGGTGCTGCGCAATGCCGAGGAGCTGGGCATCGCGGTCGTCCCGGACGGCTTCCGTCCTGAGCTGCTCACCCACGACCGGGAGGGTGACCTGCTGGGCGCGTTGGGTGAGTTCCCCCGCGTGGTGGCCTCGTCTGCCGAGCTGCGCGAGCCGCACCGGGTGGCGCGCTACCTGGAGGACCTCGCGGGCGCCTACCACCGGTTCTACGACGCCTGCCGGGTGCTGCCCATGGGCGATGAGCCGGTCACCGACCTCAACCGGGCCCGGCTGCTGCTGTGCGCGGCCACCCGGCAGGTCATCGCCAACGGCCTCGACCTGCTCGGCGTCGAAGCCCCCGCCCGCATGTGA
- the lysA gene encoding diaminopimelate decarboxylase, whose product MRAHPAGPRHADVLAEHGVLQPPSDLNALDPVVWPTTTERQPGHGALRLGGVDVRDLAETYGTPAYVLDEADLRARMREWRAAWPDAEVYYAAKAFLCTAMARWVEEEGLSLDVSSGGELTVAMAAGFPAERVIVHGNNKSVAELAQALDAGVARIVLDSFEEIVRLAALAEQRRVRAKVLVRVTVGVEAHTHEFIATAHEDQKFGFSLASGAAAEAVRRVLALPALELMGLHSHIGSQIFDTSGFEVAAHRVVGLAAAIRDDHGVELAELDLGGGLGVAYVEGDDPMPATDVAERLRVIVDRECAAAGLARPRLAVEPGRAIVGPSMVTLYEVGTIKDVDGLRTYVSVDGGMSDNIRTALYDADYTCALVSRTSAAAPMLSRVVGKHCESGDIVVRDAHLPADLAPGDLLAVAATGAYCRSMASNYNLLGRPPVIAVRDGVARVVIRRETVEDLLRLEDVGDSDDGPGGTGR is encoded by the coding sequence GTGAGGGCGCACCCGGCGGGGCCGCGGCACGCGGACGTGCTCGCCGAGCACGGGGTGCTGCAGCCGCCGTCCGACCTGAACGCGCTCGACCCGGTGGTCTGGCCGACCACCACGGAGCGACAGCCGGGGCACGGCGCGCTCCGGCTCGGCGGCGTCGACGTGCGCGACCTGGCCGAGACCTACGGCACGCCCGCGTACGTGCTCGACGAGGCTGACCTGCGGGCCCGGATGCGCGAGTGGCGGGCGGCCTGGCCGGATGCCGAGGTCTACTACGCGGCCAAGGCGTTCCTGTGCACGGCGATGGCCCGCTGGGTCGAGGAGGAGGGCCTCTCCCTCGACGTGAGCAGTGGCGGTGAGCTGACCGTGGCCATGGCCGCCGGCTTCCCGGCCGAGCGGGTCATCGTGCACGGCAACAACAAGTCCGTCGCCGAGCTGGCCCAGGCCCTGGACGCCGGGGTGGCCCGCATCGTCCTCGACTCCTTCGAGGAGATCGTCCGGCTGGCCGCACTGGCCGAGCAGCGCAGGGTCCGGGCCAAGGTGCTGGTCCGGGTCACCGTCGGCGTCGAGGCGCACACCCACGAGTTCATCGCCACCGCGCACGAGGACCAGAAGTTCGGCTTCTCGCTGGCCAGCGGCGCGGCGGCCGAGGCGGTGCGCCGGGTGCTCGCGCTGCCCGCGCTGGAGCTCATGGGCCTGCACTCGCACATCGGCTCGCAGATCTTCGACACCTCGGGCTTCGAGGTGGCAGCTCACCGGGTGGTCGGGCTGGCCGCCGCCATCCGCGACGACCACGGCGTCGAGCTGGCCGAGCTGGACCTGGGCGGTGGCCTAGGCGTCGCGTACGTCGAGGGCGACGACCCGATGCCGGCCACGGACGTCGCCGAGCGGCTGCGCGTGATCGTCGACCGTGAGTGCGCGGCCGCCGGACTGGCCCGGCCACGGCTGGCGGTCGAGCCGGGTCGGGCGATCGTCGGGCCGTCCATGGTCACCCTTTACGAGGTCGGCACCATCAAGGACGTCGACGGGCTGCGCACCTACGTCAGCGTGGACGGCGGGATGTCCGACAACATCCGCACCGCCTTGTACGACGCCGACTACACGTGCGCCCTGGTGTCCCGGACCTCGGCCGCGGCGCCGATGCTCTCCCGGGTGGTGGGCAAGCACTGCGAGAGCGGTGACATCGTCGTGCGCGACGCCCACCTGCCCGCCGACCTGGCCCCCGGTGACCTGCTCGCGGTGGCGGCCACCGGCGCCTACTGCCGGTCCATGGCGTCGAACTACAACCTGCTGGGCCGGCCCCCCGTCATCGCCGTCCGCGACGGCGTTGCCCGGGTGGTCATCCGCCGGGAGACGGTCGAGGACCTGCTGCGGCTGGAGGACGTGGGGGACTCGGACGACGGGCCGGGCGGTACCGGGCGGTAG